In Candidatus Methylacidiphilales bacterium, a single window of DNA contains:
- a CDS encoding cysteine desulfurase, translating into MSIPKLEHEPTTVEGDFADTALIARLATELFRGFAGSTQAERLKAPATPVHDTGLAGAYPPETRPYAPPVHPASQSSTREPETGGHCPGAADSYPFGEPRCVPSHTESEAGIKSPTETVAAESARSEPLAAPFYYFLSEPASVGKNTAAGFNPASVPIRSVFDVESVRRDFPALHQQVNGRQLIWLDNAATTHKPQSVIDATSKFYGRDNSNIHRAAHVLAARATELYEGGREKARRFLGAADAREIVFARGTTEAINLVAQTYGRKFIGPGDEILLTTLEHHANIVPWQLLLEQTGAVIRVAPINDRGELILEQFAGLISSRTKLVSVTHVANALGTINPVEQIIALAHAHGVPVLVDGAQSTPHMPVNVQALDADFFAFSGHKVFGPTGIGVLYGKSKWLEQLPPWQGGGHMIQDVTFAKTTYQSHPQKFEAGTQDIAGVVGLGAALDYLTGLGLPAVAAYEHELLEYAAAALATVPGLRPIGTAAAKASVLSFVIPGIPSEQVAKHLDRYGIAVRSGHHCAQPAVRRFGLESTVRPSLAFYNTRAEVDTLVNALHQLSKPA; encoded by the coding sequence ATGTCTATCCCAAAGCTTGAGCACGAGCCGACGACAGTGGAAGGGGACTTTGCCGACACAGCGCTGATTGCGCGGTTGGCCACTGAACTCTTTAGAGGGTTCGCAGGCTCAACACAGGCAGAGCGGCTGAAAGCTCCGGCAACCCCGGTTCATGACACCGGGTTGGCTGGCGCCTATCCTCCCGAAACCAGGCCCTATGCTCCGCCGGTACATCCCGCCTCACAAAGCAGCACCCGGGAACCGGAAACCGGGGGGCATTGTCCGGGTGCGGCGGATTCCTATCCTTTCGGGGAGCCGCGCTGCGTTCCCTCTCACACCGAGTCGGAAGCCGGGATAAAAAGCCCTACAGAAACTGTAGCGGCTGAGTCTGCCCGCAGCGAGCCTTTGGCAGCGCCTTTTTATTATTTCTTGAGTGAACCAGCTTCCGTGGGCAAGAACACTGCGGCAGGTTTCAACCCCGCGTCAGTGCCGATCCGTTCAGTGTTTGACGTGGAATCCGTCCGCAGAGATTTCCCGGCCTTACACCAGCAGGTTAACGGACGGCAACTCATCTGGCTCGACAACGCGGCCACCACGCACAAGCCGCAAAGTGTGATCGATGCGACTTCCAAGTTCTACGGGCGGGATAATTCCAATATCCACCGCGCAGCCCATGTGCTGGCAGCGCGGGCCACGGAGCTTTACGAGGGCGGGCGCGAAAAAGCGCGCCGTTTCCTTGGCGCCGCGGATGCTCGCGAGATTGTTTTTGCGCGCGGCACAACCGAGGCCATCAACCTTGTGGCGCAAACCTACGGCAGAAAATTCATCGGTCCGGGCGACGAAATTTTACTCACGACCCTGGAGCATCACGCGAATATTGTGCCCTGGCAATTGTTGTTGGAGCAGACCGGCGCGGTGATCCGGGTGGCTCCGATCAACGACCGCGGGGAATTGATTTTGGAGCAATTTGCAGGGTTGATTAGTTCGCGCACGAAGCTTGTTTCCGTGACGCATGTGGCGAATGCGCTGGGCACCATCAATCCGGTGGAGCAAATTATAGCCCTGGCGCATGCGCATGGCGTGCCGGTACTGGTGGATGGAGCGCAATCGACACCGCACATGCCGGTTAATGTGCAGGCCCTGGATGCTGATTTTTTTGCCTTTTCCGGGCATAAGGTGTTTGGGCCGACGGGCATTGGGGTGCTCTACGGCAAGTCGAAGTGGCTGGAGCAGTTGCCGCCCTGGCAGGGCGGCGGGCACATGATCCAGGATGTCACGTTCGCGAAAACGACCTACCAGAGCCATCCGCAGAAGTTTGAGGCGGGCACACAGGACATAGCGGGAGTGGTTGGTCTCGGCGCGGCGTTGGATTATTTGACAGGTCTCGGCCTTCCCGCTGTGGCGGCTTACGAGCATGAACTGCTCGAATATGCCGCTGCCGCACTGGCAACAGTTCCGGGGCTGCGTCCCATCGGTACGGCTGCGGCCAAGGCCAGCGTTCTTTCATTTGTTATCCCGGGGATTCCTTCCGAGCAGGTGGCCAAACACCTGGACCGTTATGGCATCGCAGTGCGTTCCGGGCATCACTGCGCCCAGCCGGCCGTGCGCCGCTTCGGGCTGGAAAGCACGGTGCGTCCTTCGCTGGCGTTTTACAACACCCGCGCGGAAGTGGATACCCTCGTCAACGCCCTGCATCAATTGTCCAAACCCGCATGA
- a CDS encoding family 2A encapsulin nanocompartment shell protein yields the protein MSKDTNPNPSSPLSLSAAAARNLATASVTVPQMSQITPRWLLRLLPYVHVDGGVYRVNHVARAKKGSAANGHGEVKIDLLTVDSGEPLLPTTFVDYETDPREYHLTTIQTVLHTHTRVTDLYSNKIDQLREQIRLTIEALKEREEWELLNNPEFGLLREVAPSQRIETRKGSPTPDDLDELLTLVWKKPAYFLGHPKAIAAFGREATRRGVPPVTVSLFGSPFLTWRGVPLIPSDKLEIKGNATSILLLRVGESEQGVVGLQKAGVTGEVEPGLSVRYMGTNERSIASHLVTRYFSAAVLTEDAIARLDNVQVGNYHEYVYPKA from the coding sequence ATGAGCAAAGATACCAACCCCAATCCGTCCTCTCCCTTGAGCTTGAGCGCCGCCGCGGCGCGCAACCTCGCCACCGCTTCCGTAACCGTACCGCAAATGTCGCAGATCACGCCGCGCTGGCTGCTGCGTCTTCTGCCCTATGTGCATGTGGATGGCGGTGTGTACCGCGTCAACCATGTGGCCCGCGCCAAAAAAGGTTCCGCCGCCAACGGGCATGGCGAAGTCAAAATTGATTTGTTGACTGTTGATAGCGGGGAGCCGCTGCTGCCAACGACTTTTGTCGATTACGAGACGGACCCGCGCGAGTATCATTTGACAACGATTCAGACGGTGCTGCATACGCACACGCGGGTCACCGACTTGTACAGCAATAAAATCGACCAATTGCGCGAGCAAATCCGCCTCACCATTGAGGCGCTCAAGGAACGCGAGGAATGGGAGTTACTCAACAACCCCGAGTTTGGATTGTTGCGCGAAGTGGCGCCGTCCCAGCGCATTGAGACGCGCAAAGGTTCTCCCACACCGGATGATCTCGACGAACTGCTTACGCTGGTCTGGAAAAAGCCGGCTTATTTTCTGGGCCATCCGAAGGCCATTGCCGCCTTTGGACGCGAGGCCACCCGCCGGGGCGTGCCGCCTGTCACCGTAAGCCTGTTTGGTTCGCCATTTTTGACCTGGCGTGGCGTGCCCCTGATTCCAAGCGACAAATTGGAAATCAAAGGCAACGCCACCAGCATTTTGCTGCTCCGCGTGGGCGAATCCGAGCAGGGTGTGGTCGGTTTGCAAAAAGCAGGCGTCACCGGGGAAGTAGAACCGGGGCTTTCGGTCCGCTACATGGGGACCAATGAACGCTCCATTGCTTCGCATCTCGTTACGCGTTATTTTTCCGCCGCGGTTCTGACGGAAGACGCCATCGCGCGCCTCGACAACGTCCAGGTCGGCAACTATCACGAATATGTCTATCCCAAAGCTTGA